One region of Polynucleobacter sp. MWH-Aus1W21 genomic DNA includes:
- a CDS encoding sensor histidine kinase, whose product MKLMLALYFFILAIIQMGLLFGIYHYYRSQNLARPNLYWMSSLTLSVMALAIFGGGILTIEDIARPEFNFTIANTFFYGAAVLQALFCQSLNRDVGKPVKISLVVSIALFLVIFEWLRNESTFEIRTAFMCVLAGFFYAWQIFEVRIKRKTAPSSQLIYMQYASVAELFFATGRLAIVIVGSLSIRQVEQIPQILILFTIAQLVMNTLSYIAIGSYWAELIAYSNYKSSQENQEIKTLLKERETLIGSLLKVNKTASTGALSAAIAHELNQPLGASSLNIQFLQKKLSEGQLDPMLQKEILDTLLADNQRAAGIIRSLRSIFSDEKVDSTKIDLAELIEAVLSIAKPEITAKSIQIVLSIEPHLFIQANRGEIQQVLLNLINNAIQALVTSSQLAKKITIDARHVGSAVLLSIADNGDGIPKASQDHLFELLTSTKSSGMGLGLWLCKHIVTRHGGSIGFEPNDGGGVKFLVSFPDAIGST is encoded by the coding sequence ATGAAGCTTATGCTCGCCCTATATTTCTTTATATTAGCCATCATCCAGATGGGCTTGCTCTTTGGTATCTATCACTACTACCGCTCCCAAAACTTAGCACGTCCGAATCTCTACTGGATGAGTTCGTTGACATTAAGTGTTATGGCTTTGGCGATTTTTGGTGGTGGCATTCTTACGATTGAAGATATTGCTAGGCCTGAATTTAATTTCACTATTGCTAACACATTTTTTTACGGCGCTGCAGTTTTGCAGGCTTTATTTTGCCAATCCTTAAATCGTGATGTTGGTAAGCCTGTAAAAATTTCACTGGTCGTATCCATTGCATTATTTTTAGTGATATTCGAGTGGTTGCGTAATGAGTCGACCTTCGAAATTCGCACAGCATTTATGTGTGTTTTGGCGGGCTTTTTTTATGCCTGGCAGATTTTTGAGGTGCGGATCAAACGAAAAACAGCCCCATCCAGTCAACTGATTTATATGCAGTACGCCAGTGTGGCCGAATTATTTTTTGCTACGGGACGGCTTGCTATTGTCATTGTTGGTTCTCTGTCGATCAGGCAGGTAGAGCAGATCCCACAGATTCTGATTTTGTTTACGATTGCGCAACTCGTGATGAATACGCTTTCATATATTGCAATTGGCAGCTATTGGGCCGAGCTGATTGCTTATTCGAACTACAAGTCGAGCCAAGAGAACCAAGAGATTAAAACCCTTCTAAAAGAGCGTGAGACCCTCATTGGCTCATTACTCAAAGTCAATAAAACTGCTAGTACTGGCGCTTTATCTGCTGCGATTGCGCATGAGTTAAACCAGCCCTTAGGTGCTTCAAGTCTCAATATTCAATTTCTACAGAAGAAGCTTTCTGAAGGGCAGTTAGATCCAATGCTTCAAAAAGAAATTTTGGATACCTTGTTGGCTGACAATCAGCGTGCCGCCGGAATCATACGATCATTGCGATCAATTTTTTCCGATGAGAAGGTCGACTCCACGAAGATCGATCTTGCCGAGTTGATTGAGGCTGTTCTTAGTATTGCCAAACCAGAAATCACTGCAAAATCAATTCAGATAGTCCTAAGTATCGAGCCCCACTTATTCATTCAAGCTAACCGCGGTGAAATTCAGCAGGTATTGCTAAACTTAATCAATAACGCAATTCAAGCATTAGTTACCTCATCACAACTTGCAAAGAAAATCACTATCGACGCACGCCATGTTGGAAGTGCTGTTTTGCTTTCGATTGCCGACAATGGTGACGGTATCCCTAAGGCATCTCAAGATCATTTATTCGAACTTCTAACTAGTACCAAATCGTCTGGAATGGGTCTGGGTCTATGGCTTTGTAAGCATATCGTCACGCGTCATGGCGGCTCTATTGGTTTCGAGCCAAATGACGGGGGCGGCGTAAAGTTTTTAGTCTCATTTCCTGATGCAATTGGATCGACTTAA